Proteins encoded by one window of Massilia sp. NR 4-1:
- the prpF gene encoding 2-methylaconitate cis-trans isomerase PrpF, whose translation MAYPAQIKIPATYMRGGTSKGVFFRLQDLPAAAQLPGAARDALLLRVIGSPDPYGKQIDGMGGATSSTSKAVILSKSARPGHDVDYLFGQVAIDKPFVDWSGNCGNLSAAVGSFAIASGLVDAERVPRNGIATVRIWQANIGKTIIAHVPITDGAVQETGGFELDGVTFPAAEVQLEFLDPAAEEEGGGGAMFPTGNLVDDLEVPGLGILRATMINAGIPTIFVNADAIGYQGTELQETINGDPKALAMFESIRAHGAVRMGLIKHVDEAATRQHTPKVAFVARPASYAASSGKQVAAEDIDLLVRAMSMGKLHHAMMGTAAVAIGTAAAIPGTLVNLAAGGGERQAVRFGHPSGTLRVGAEARRQDGEWSVTKAIMSRSARVLMEGWVRVPGDAF comes from the coding sequence ATGGCTTATCCAGCGCAAATCAAAATCCCCGCCACCTATATGCGCGGCGGCACCAGCAAGGGCGTGTTCTTCCGCCTGCAGGATCTGCCTGCGGCGGCCCAGCTGCCCGGCGCGGCGCGCGATGCGCTGCTGCTGCGCGTGATCGGCAGCCCCGACCCTTACGGCAAGCAGATCGACGGCATGGGCGGCGCGACTTCCAGCACCAGCAAGGCGGTCATCCTGTCGAAGTCGGCGCGGCCGGGGCATGATGTCGACTATCTGTTCGGCCAGGTCGCCATCGACAAGCCTTTCGTCGACTGGAGCGGCAACTGCGGCAATCTGTCGGCGGCGGTCGGTTCCTTCGCCATCGCCTCCGGCCTGGTGGACGCGGAGCGCGTGCCGCGCAACGGCATCGCCACGGTGCGCATCTGGCAGGCCAATATCGGCAAGACCATCATCGCCCACGTGCCGATCACCGATGGCGCGGTGCAGGAAACCGGCGGCTTCGAACTCGATGGCGTGACTTTCCCTGCGGCCGAAGTGCAGCTGGAATTCCTCGACCCGGCGGCCGAGGAAGAGGGCGGTGGCGGCGCCATGTTCCCGACCGGGAATCTGGTGGACGACCTGGAGGTGCCGGGCCTCGGCATTCTGCGCGCCACCATGATCAACGCCGGCATTCCCACCATTTTCGTGAATGCCGACGCCATCGGCTACCAGGGTACGGAATTGCAGGAAACGATCAACGGCGATCCCAAAGCGCTGGCCATGTTCGAGTCCATCCGTGCCCACGGTGCGGTGCGCATGGGCCTGATCAAGCACGTGGACGAAGCGGCTACCCGCCAGCACACGCCGAAAGTCGCTTTCGTGGCCCGCCCCGCCAGCTATGCCGCATCCAGCGGCAAGCAGGTGGCGGCTGAAGACATCGACCTGCTGGTGCGCGCCATGTCCATGGGCAAGCTGCATCACGCCATGATGGGCACGGCCGCAGTCGCCATCGGCACCGCCGCCGCCATTCCCGGCACCCTGGTCAATCTGGCGGCCGGCGGCGGCGAACGCCAGGCGGTGCGCTTCGGCCATCCTTCCGGCACCTTGCGCGTGGGGGCGGAAGCGCGCCGGCAGGACGGCGAATGGAGCGTGACCAAGGCCATCATGAGCCGCAGCGCGCGCGTACTGATGGAGGGCTGGGTGCGCGTTCCCGGCGATGCGTTCTAA
- the acnD gene encoding Fe/S-dependent 2-methylisocitrate dehydratase AcnD, with amino-acid sequence MNAAFRKQLPGTKLDYFDARAAVDAIQPGSYAKLPYTSRVLAENLVRRCEPATLNASLSQLIERKRDLDFPWFPARVVCHDILGQTALVDLAGLRDAIAEQGGDPAMVNPVVPTQLVVDHSLAVECGGFDPDAFAKNRAIEDRRNEDRFDFINWTKLAFKNVDVIPPGNGILHQINLERMSPVIQVSEGVAYPDTLVGTDSHTPMVDALGVIAIGVGGLEAESVMLGRASWMRLPDIIGVELSGKPQPGITATDTVLALTEFLRKEKVVSSYLEFYGEGAAALTLGDRATISNMAPEFGATAAMFYIDEQTIKYLKLTGRDDELVKLVESYAKETGLWADGLKAAEYERVLKFDLSSVVRNIAGPSNPHKRVPTSELAARGISGKVENEPGLMPDGAVIIAAITSCTNTNNPRNMIAAGLLARNANQRGLLRKPWVKSSLAPGSKAVTLYLEEAGLLPELEKLGFGVVAYACTSCNGMSGALDPVIQKEVVERDLYATAVLSGNRNFDGRIHPYAKQAFLASPPLVVAYAIAGTIRFDIEKDVLGTDANGQPITLKDIWPSDAEIDAIVASSVKPEHFRKVYIPMFAPREDKGEQVSPLYDWRAPSTYIRRPPYWEGALAGERTLQGMLPLAVLGDNITTDHLSPSNAIMLDSAAGEYLAKMGLPEEDFNSYATHRGDHLTAQRATFANPTLKNEMVLEDGKVKAGSLARVEPEGKVMRMWEAIETYMERKQPLIVIAGADYGQGSSRDWAAKGVRLAGVEAIVAEGFERIHRTNLVGMGVLPLEFKPGVNRLTLNLDGTESYDVVGQRTPRADLTLVIHRRNGERVDVPVTCRLDTAEEVSIYEAGGVLQRFAQDFLESAKAA; translated from the coding sequence ATGAACGCCGCATTCCGCAAACAGCTGCCCGGCACCAAGCTGGATTACTTCGACGCGCGCGCCGCTGTCGACGCCATCCAGCCAGGCTCCTACGCCAAGCTGCCCTATACCTCGCGCGTACTGGCCGAGAACCTGGTGCGCCGCTGCGAACCCGCGACGCTGAACGCCTCGCTGTCGCAACTGATCGAGCGCAAGCGCGATCTGGATTTCCCCTGGTTCCCGGCGCGCGTGGTCTGCCACGACATCCTGGGCCAGACCGCCCTGGTCGACCTGGCCGGCCTGCGCGACGCCATCGCCGAGCAGGGGGGCGACCCGGCCATGGTCAATCCGGTGGTGCCGACCCAGCTGGTGGTCGACCATTCGCTGGCCGTGGAATGCGGCGGTTTCGATCCCGATGCCTTTGCCAAGAACCGCGCCATCGAGGATCGCCGCAACGAAGACCGCTTCGACTTCATCAACTGGACCAAGCTGGCCTTCAAGAACGTGGACGTGATCCCGCCTGGTAACGGCATCCTGCACCAGATCAATCTGGAACGCATGTCGCCCGTGATCCAGGTCAGCGAAGGTGTGGCTTATCCCGACACCCTGGTCGGCACCGATTCGCACACCCCCATGGTCGATGCGCTGGGTGTGATCGCCATCGGCGTCGGCGGCCTGGAAGCGGAAAGCGTGATGCTGGGCCGCGCCTCGTGGATGCGCCTGCCCGATATCATCGGCGTCGAACTGAGCGGCAAGCCGCAGCCCGGCATCACCGCCACCGACACCGTGCTGGCGCTGACCGAATTCCTGCGGAAGGAAAAAGTCGTGTCCTCCTATCTGGAGTTCTACGGCGAAGGCGCCGCCGCCCTGACCCTGGGCGACCGTGCCACCATCTCGAATATGGCGCCCGAATTCGGCGCCACCGCCGCGATGTTCTACATCGACGAGCAGACCATCAAATACCTGAAGCTGACCGGCCGCGACGACGAACTGGTCAAGCTGGTGGAAAGCTATGCCAAGGAAACCGGCCTGTGGGCCGATGGCCTGAAAGCCGCCGAATACGAGCGCGTGCTGAAGTTCGACCTGTCCAGCGTGGTGCGCAATATCGCCGGCCCGTCCAATCCGCACAAGCGCGTGCCGACTTCCGAGCTGGCCGCGCGCGGCATCAGCGGCAAGGTGGAGAACGAGCCTGGCCTGATGCCGGACGGCGCCGTCATCATCGCTGCCATCACCAGCTGCACCAACACCAACAACCCGCGCAATATGATTGCCGCCGGCCTGCTGGCGCGCAACGCCAACCAGCGCGGCCTGCTGCGCAAGCCCTGGGTGAAAAGCTCGCTGGCGCCCGGCTCCAAGGCTGTCACCTTGTACCTGGAAGAAGCGGGCCTGCTGCCCGAGCTGGAAAAGCTGGGCTTCGGCGTGGTGGCCTATGCCTGCACTTCCTGCAACGGCATGTCCGGCGCCCTCGATCCGGTGATCCAGAAGGAAGTGGTGGAGCGCGACCTGTACGCCACCGCCGTCCTTTCCGGCAACCGCAACTTCGACGGCCGCATCCACCCATACGCCAAGCAGGCCTTCCTGGCTTCGCCGCCGCTGGTGGTGGCTTACGCCATCGCCGGCACCATCCGCTTCGATATCGAGAAGGATGTGCTGGGCACCGACGCCAACGGCCAGCCGATCACGCTGAAGGACATCTGGCCGAGCGACGCGGAAATCGACGCCATCGTCGCATCCAGCGTCAAGCCCGAGCACTTCCGCAAGGTGTATATCCCGATGTTCGCGCCGCGCGAAGACAAGGGCGAGCAAGTCAGCCCGCTGTACGACTGGCGCGCGCCGAGCACCTATATCCGCCGTCCGCCTTACTGGGAAGGCGCGCTGGCCGGCGAGCGCACGCTGCAAGGCATGCTGCCGCTGGCCGTCCTGGGCGACAACATCACCACCGACCACCTGTCGCCGTCGAACGCCATCATGCTCGATAGCGCTGCGGGCGAGTACCTGGCGAAAATGGGCTTGCCGGAAGAGGACTTCAACTCCTACGCCACCCACCGCGGCGACCACCTGACGGCGCAGCGCGCCACCTTCGCCAACCCGACCCTGAAAAACGAGATGGTGCTGGAAGACGGCAAGGTGAAAGCCGGCTCCCTGGCGCGCGTCGAACCCGAAGGCAAGGTGATGCGCATGTGGGAAGCGATCGAAACCTATATGGAACGCAAGCAGCCGCTGATCGTGATCGCCGGCGCCGACTACGGCCAGGGCTCTTCGCGCGACTGGGCTGCCAAGGGCGTGCGCCTGGCCGGCGTGGAAGCCATCGTGGCCGAAGGCTTCGAGCGCATCCACCGCACCAATCTGGTGGGCATGGGCGTGCTGCCGCTGGAATTCAAGCCTGGCGTGAACCGCCTGACCCTGAATCTGGACGGCACGGAAAGCTATGACGTGGTCGGCCAGCGCACCCCGCGTGCCGACCTGACCCTGGTGATCCACCGCCGCAACGGCGAGCGCGTCGATGTGCCCGTGACCTGCCGCCTGGATACGGCGGAAGAGGTTTCCATTTACGAGGCGGGCGGCGTGCTGCAGCGCTTCGCCCAGGACTTCCTTGAATCGGCAAAGGCGGCTTAA